One window of the Pelmatolapia mariae isolate MD_Pm_ZW linkage group LG15, Pm_UMD_F_2, whole genome shotgun sequence genome contains the following:
- the LOC134642749 gene encoding trace amine-associated receptor 1-like, producing the protein MHPCYESENATYTFTNNPSIACVILYIFLGSLSVVTIFGNLLVTIAIIYFKQLHTPTNYLILSLAVADLLVGVVVFPFSMAFTVTSCLDHEDLFWRYYAVCQPLNYRSKINTQVTMLMILVSWGISVLIGTCIIIAGFSQGTCEEVCSVDVVIANTMGPVFSFYLPAIIMLCIYLKIFLIAQKQVSTIQNAICQSTKSGATISKLERKATKTLSIVMGVFLLCLSPYFICVVFQPLAHNPPPIPVIETLNWLTLSNSMLNPLIYAFFYSWFRSAYRLIVSGAILHYIAVHWDHLTSSAPCLIG; encoded by the exons ATGCATCCCTGCTATGAATCAGAAAATGCCACTTATACTTTTACAAACAACCCTTCCATAGCATGTGTTATATTGTATATTTTCCTTGGTTCATTGTCTGTTGTCACAATATTCGGAAACCTTCTTGTAACAATTGCCATAATTTACTTCAAACAGCTTCACACGCCTACTAACTACCTCATCCTGTCTCTGGCTGTGGCTGACCTGCTTGTAGGAGTTGTAGTTTTCCCTTTCAGCATGGCCTTCACTGTTACTTCGTGTCTGGATCATGAAGATTTATTTTG GAGATATTATGCAGTGTGTCAGCCTCTGAATTACAgatcaaaaataaatactcaagtTACAATGCTTATGATACTGGTGAGCTGGGGCATTTCTGTATTAATTGGAACTTGCATTATAATTGCAGGATTCAGCCAAGGTACGTGTGAAGAAGTGTGCTCTGTTGATGTTGTAATTGCAAACACTATGGGACCTGTTTTCTCATTTTACCTTCCAGCAATCATTATGCTTTGTATATACCTAAAGATTTTCCTTATTGCACAGAAACAAGTAAGCACCATCCAAAATGCAATCTGTCAGAGTACAAAATCTGGAGCAACTATTAGTAAGCTAGAAAGAAAGGCCACAAAAACGCTGTCTATTGTTATGGGAGTGTTTCTTTTATGTTTGAGTCCTTACTTTATTTGCGTTGTCTTTCAGCCTTTAGCTCATAATCCCCCACCGATTCCTGTGATTGAAACACTTAATTGGCTTACGTTGTCAAATTCAATGTTAAATCCATTAATTTATGCTTTCTTTTATAGCTGGTTCAGGTCAGCTTACAGATTGATTGTTTCTGGAGCAATACTTCATT ACATTGCTGTCCACTGGGATCATCTCACTTCTTCTGCTCCTTGTCTGATTGGTTGA